The DNA window GGAAGAAGAATTTCATCGGGTTCTCGACGCTTACGTTCACTCTCTTGTCCGTCACATTAACTGTAGTGTTGTATGGAAGCATTAATAGTGCAACAGCGAGCGATCGCAACGTTCTTTGGGATATCATCTCTTATTGCCTTGATCCCAGCAGGCCGCATTATTGCGAAGATTGCAAATGGCCGATAGCTGAAAGCGCATGTTCCTGTCTGAAGACAACGGAAGTGTGGGAAAAATCCCTTGATTATGTCGCCATTCGTGATCAGAAGATGTGCGGATGTCCCAGTGACTTTGTACACGGTCTTGCACTGCCTCTCAAGAAGGTGACGGGCGTAGAAGATAAGGACCGCCCTGCGGGCATTTGGAGGTTTGCCTGGGACGTTGCAAGAAAGCGCATCAAGGAGTCCGAAATCGCTCTGGTGGTGAACCCTTTAACCTGCCGCAGCCAGGACCAGCTACATGTCCACATCGTTAAGCTCAATGACGAAGGGCGCAAGTTTCTTGAGAGCGATCGTGCAGCCGGCATCGAGAACCTCGGTCAGGTGTGGAACAAAGCTGACGACCTCGCAAGAAATGCTCATTTAAAGAACTACGGCGTCCTCGTAAAACTAAACGAAAAAGGTTTTGTGGTAGTTGTCGACGATAATTGCCCTGAAGATACTTATACCAAATATATATGTGACAGATGACTGTGAGAAGCGACTTCGAACTGTCATGATTGCTCGGTATGGTAAACCATTATCAATGGAACCGAACAAGTGATGATTGAAGCCGTGCTCGGACCAGAAAGAGAAGGTGAATTTATAGCAAACTCAATACATGCCTCACCGCATGAGCCCATGCCAAGGAACCAGGTCCGGCCACTGGAGGGAAGTAATATCTGCACTCGCCTGCTTCATCAAATCCTTCCCGTGCAGCATGTCCCGGTTGGTCTCGAGTAAATGTCGCCCATACCATTTATGCGAATGACTTCGGTCGCACGAATGAGATCCGGCCAAATCTCCGCAGGAGCCTTGTCAAAAATGGTGTCGGCATCGGCCTCCATGACGCGCCAGTCCCCTCTCGCCAGCTCCCGTTCCAGTTGCCCAGAAGTCCACCCCGCGTAGCCGACATAGGCGCGAAATTTCGTCTGTGCGTCAGGTTTCTTCATGAGGTGCTCAAGCACGGTCTTGCTTGAACTCACGTATACATCTCCGAATACCCATTGAGATTCCTGAGGCTTGCCATGAAAATGTATGAGAAGCTGAATCTGATTCATGGCGACGGGTCCCCCGATATAAGTGAACTGGTTTTTCCCGGGCAATCCTTTCATGTCGGGGAAAATATCCGAAAGCCTCATCTCAGTGGGTCGGTTGATGATCAAACCCGCCGTCCCGTACGAGTCATGTTGGATTAACAACAAGACTGTTTCCATAAATCTCGGATCGCTTATCTGCCTACTGGCGACGAGGAATTTCCCTCTGGACAACTCAGTGGCTGAATGATGGTGTTCCAGTGAGACAGAACTCCCAACCATCCTCGAAGAAGGAAAGACCCAGGGATCCCGCGAACGCTCGTTCCATGCAAGCGGCAGGGCAAGAAGTGAGGCCAGAAATCCTGCAATCACGGCAATCATGATTGACGCACGCTTTGGACAGTCACACGGGTTTATAGCCCCTTGAATTGTTTTATGTCAAAGGGTTTAATGGTGGAGGCGGCGGGAATTGAACCCGCTGACAACCGCTTAAAATCAGCCTTCCTGAGCCTTACCGGAAGGATTCCGGAAGGAAACCACCTTTCCCCTCTGGTTCACGATGTCCCTGAGACGCTTTACCGATCCGTGAAAATACTTCTGCGTGGAACGAATGTTCGTGTGTCTCATCAGCTCCCGCGCTTGAAGAACGTCGGCCCCGCTTTCTACAATCTGCGTACAGAACGAATGTCGAGAAGCCTCATAATGGACAGTGTGAAGCCCTGAGAAGGCCTTCCAGACGTTATTGAGAGTCTTTATCCTGTACCCCCTAGCCGTCTTCGGATTGACGAAAAGGAAGGTCTCTGGATGCTTGTCAGCGATATGTTTCCGGGCAATCTCAAGAGCCCTGTCAGAGAGCGGTATCCATCGTTTGCTCTTCCCCTTGGTCGTCTCCCTGAGCTTGCTTCCTGACCACGTGCGTTGAATAAGAGTTTGATACCCTTTCAGGTCGAGATCCTTCACCTTGAGGGCGCAAAGCTCTCCTGGTCTCAAGCCGGTCTCAAAGCCGAACTCGATCACGTCCCGGTGTTGCTCAGGGATCTTCGAGAGTCCTTCCATCTGTTCATCATAGTCCAGGGCCACCCTTACGGCGGAGTCGTCACCCTCAATCGTGGGGAATGCGGGCATCTTCTCTATCGTCTCCCTGCGGTACATCCAGTTAAAGAGGGCATGAAGGGCGTTCATGATGTTCTTGCGGGTCTTTATCTTCAGAGTCGGGGGCATGGCATCCTTGAAGCTCTCAAGCTGCTCCCTCCTGATCTCCCTTACGTCATAGCCGTGGAAACAGGTGAAGTGATGTTTGGCATATCCTCGGTAATTCTTCAGGGTCTCAGGGCTAAATTCTCCCCTTCTCTCTTCGACCTCTTTCTGTGCGATCCACAGCGCCGCCTGATGCTCGAATTTCCGTTCCTTGATCTTCTGAGGCAGCCAGTCAGCAGGGTTGAAGGCCCTCTTGTCCATCTCGGTCCGCATATTGGTGAGCTGCCGGAGGGCTCGTGGATAGTCAAAAATGCCCCCATCGACGTGGAAGCGCCGAAACTTGTACTCCTTGCCCTTCCAGTAAACGTAGATATAGCACTTGGGTGAGTCGCAACGAGGGCACACAGCCTCATTACGTCTTGTTTCGCAGACAGCGCACCTGACATGACCAGCCATAGATAACCCCCAAGACTGATTTTGTGGGATATTGTAGGGCTGCAACGCAGTCTCTGTCAAGACGCTCTCACCATATCAGGTTTTGTTAGGTTCCCTTTCTGCAAATTTGGTGACCACCTCGAACCTCTCGCCCGTCCATCGAACCTCCTCCATATCAGCTCTTCCGCAAATATACTCGTTGAAAACAAATATCTCCCTAGTGTTGATTTTCCTTAGATAGCGGACTGTTTTGAGATATCTCGGCGTCGTAGGGAGGTTCTCGCGTGTTACCATCGAAGCGCGCGCGCCGATCTGGTGACCACCATCTGGCAAGAGCTTTCTCAATCTCTTCAAAACTGCGGTCTTCGAGCAGCCGAGTTGCTTAGCTATCTTCCGCTGGCCTTTTCCCTCGCCGTGCAGCTTCAGGATCAAGGCGTTATCGGTTTTGGCCTTCATCCTCAACTTCCTTCCTGTTTCCCTGTTTGTCCAGACCCTTGCGACAAACTGCCAAACTCAGTACTTGGGCGAGTCCAGGGGGTGCCGGAAATGGGCTTGTTTGTCAGGTCTTTCGAAGGCGCCGAATCCTGTTTTTCAGTTTGTCGGGTATATATAGTGCTGCCAAACTGACAAGCTGAATCTATGGCCCTATAAAGAGAGGCATTCCTTTCCCCCTTCTCCATGTTCCAGTACGTGCCTATCCCCTTCTTCAGAAGTCTTCTTAGCTCCTTCTCTTTTATCCCCAATTCCTCTAGTGTCCGACTTATTACTTGTTTTTGGTTCATAGGCTCGCGCAAATGGGTTAGAATCTCTCGGATGACTTCCATCTTCTCAATGTCCGGGTCCACTGCGATGCTGAAGCCCTTTATTTCGGGATTGAAGGTTACATAGATGCTATTGGGTCATACCTCGTCTTTATGCGCGTGCCGAGCTTGTAGAGGTTCTGACAGTCAAATTCTGTGTGTTCTCCGTCAAGGTCTTTCACTTCTTCCAGGCCAAGGACGTGATCGCAGAGGTCAAGGATAGCCGTGCTCCCTTTGAAGGTGTTTTCATTCCCTTTCGGGGTATGGTGTAGCAGCAGGATCGTGAATCCCATTTCCCTGAGTTCCTTTAATCTTCCCATGATCATGCTCATCGGCCTAGAATCGTTTTCGTCAGATAGATGAGACGCCCGGAAGGTATCGAAGATTATCAGTCCGGGAGGTAACTGCTTGTAAAGCTCCCATGCGTTGCTGTCCAGTTTTGGCGGTTGTATTTCATTCGAGATATGCCAGACATACAGGTTATCGCTTTCCCCGATCTTCTCCACTCGTTCCTTGAGAACCGCTAAAGGGTTTTCAAAGTCCACATAATAGACGGGGGTAAAGATCGTCTGCAAATCCCCGAAGGGAAGACCCCCGGCAACGGCTCTGCCGATCTGCATACAAAGAGATGTTTTGCCAATACCGCCGCGCCCGAATAAGAGGTTTATGCTCTGTCTCGGAATCAGCTTTGACAGGAGATATTCCGTCCTTACGTCGAGTGTAAAGATATCGTTCCACTTCAAGAGGGACGAGAGAAGGCTCTTAGGTTCCTCTGGTATCCATTCCTGTGTTTGCGCAGATAGCGGAGGGATTTTTTCCGCGCTTCTTATCTTTTGTTCGACTTCCCTGTCTGTTAAGGGCGGTTCACAGAATAGACGGTTGACGGTATGAAGTACGTCCATGCGGTTCTTGTCATCAAGCCCCAGTCTGTATTTGTGATTCCATTCCTTCACCCTCGCCGCATGACGGAAAAGAGTATCATCGCGGGACCCTTCCCCGATAATAGCAGGCAGTATCTTTTCCTCATCTTTCTCTTTGTTGTATTGCCTGACAGGGATAAAGAGTAAAGGCATTAGGTCCGGCTCTTGATCAGCATGAATTATCTCGCGGCCTTCTGTGTGAGGCATCGGAAGGACGATATATCCCTTCCCAGGAAGGCGATAGTCACAGACGAAACCGCCCAAAGTAACCATCTTTGCGGACTGAGTTTTGATGGACCCGGTGGCATTAAAGACAAATTGCCCGCCGTTTGGTGTACGTATAGCGACGTGCTTTAATCTTAAACGCTTAAGCCCTTCGTGAATACGAGCGAAGTAATCAGGGTCATCTATGTCGCAGAGTATCCGGCCTTCAGGGATGACGAGACCGCCCCATTCCTTTGTTTGTAGCATCCTTGGAAGGTTGTCTTTTGTAATGTAGGTCCATGTCGCGCCCTTTGGTTTTTTGGCCTCCTTGTAGTCGGTATTTCCGCCAGAATATCCCCGTAACAGAATCAACTTAGGCTCTACTCTACCCGCGAGTTGAAGAAGGGTGTTATCCACGTCCGCCCCCCATCTCTCTCCTCATGATCATTTCGGCCCGAAGACGCTTAATCATCTGCGCAAATTCGTACGCGTTGAGGGCAACCCCGTTGTTATAAGAGTTCATAGCACCATAGAGGTCGTTAGAGATAGGGAAGACAAAGAGGGTTCTGTTGCTTTCAACCTTGTAATTCGGCACAATACCAAGCAAGACACAAATGGCGGCGCTCAGATAGAGATCGGCTGTTTGAAAATCCTTCTGTTTCATGTCGCACTCTCCTTCCAATTTCATTGTCTTGAGAATACAACATACCTGTGTCGGCCATCTATTTTTGCATTTTGCAGAAATAGCCGGACGGCTATTTTATTGGGTTTGGGGGACTTGACAGTTCCAGGAAGATCTTTTTGAAAAGTTGCCGACGCTTCTTATGGCACGGTGGGGATGCAATCTGCTTTCCCTGTTCGTCGCAAGGAACCATATCAGACCGCATGGCAAGAATATCAGAATAGGCATAGGGGCGCACTTGATCGTTCTTTTTGGCTTTCTTTGTAAGATATTTGGCGTTTCCATTCTTGGTAAGGTTAGTTGCCTCACTCTGAATCTTGTTCCTCCACGTTTCAGCGCTGCTTTTGTCGATATAGGTCCGCCGCAAGTTCTTTAAGGTGAATCCCCGCTGAGTCACATCAAAAAAACTTGTCATGCCGTTGTTTCTTAGGAATCTATTGTGAGCAGTATGCACGCAAAGGGCAGCCAACCTTTCCGCGTCAATTATGCCGTCTTTTTCCAAAAACCTACCATGAGTATCGACCAGCTTGTTCACTGCTGCCGGCCAGTCCTTGCGGTCATATTTGCAGAGGACAGAGAAGTAAGCGTAAAACCTCGTTACCTCTTCGCGTATAAAGCGAATATTGTGTATCTTCTTTCTGTTTGAGCCCGGTGGTTCTTTCCCTTCAGCAATCTCCATTATTTTGAATGCGATAAGATCATCAAGCTGCGTTGTCACTTGGTCCAGAAGAACCTTTGGAGTCATCAAATATAGACTTGCAAATTCGTCCCACCGTTCTTCATCTATTACGAGGTGAATCGGAATGAAATAGCTGCCATAAATTTGAGACACAAGCTCTTCAATCTCATTCTTCGCAAACGTTATCTTCTTCGGCATGTGCTGCCTCACAATTTCAGCTTCATCCAAGCAGCACTTTCGGCACCAGCCCATTTTGAACCATTTATCTACCAGGGAATCAAACCCCATTGCAGCCTTCATCTCTTCCTGCGACGAGTTCTTGAAAGGCACCCGCAAGACCCGCTTAAAGCCATTTTGTTCCTTGATAAAGCGGTTCTTACCTCCCCCTTTGATGTTAAGCTCTAATCTTATGGGAGTCGGCTTTCTAACGTACTTCTGCCCACCAGAGGGGGATTCCTTTTTTTTGTCGTTAACATCATAAAAAAGATCTATCATCTCACGATCCCTAAACAGCGAAGGATCATGTTTCAGATATGCCTGCTGTCTTTTTTCTTCCCTTGTTGTGAATCTTTTTTTACTGGAGACGTGAAGGAAGAGTTCGCTTGCGACTTCGTCTATATCTCTTGCCTTGCTGAGGATTTTATCAAATTGTTCTATTTCAATATATCCAGGGAAGGCATTATTTAGAGCTTCATAGGCAGCCAGGTAATTCGTATCGTTAATTGAACGAAAACGCGAAAGAATTTTAATGAATGCTTCTTTTGATGGACTTATCCTTTTCCTTGTCAATTACCACTCTCCTTTTACGTTCTCCTAAAACTCAGCGGAGGCGCCAGGAGTAGCGCGTTGTCGGGCCGGTCCCTATCCGCTGTTCTTAATAATAATTAAGGCAGAAGCGACCGTCCTGTGTCAAACTCGATAGCCCTAAGAAAAGTGAATCAAATAGAGACTTCGCCTCGAAACACGGTCGGAGAGGTACTTCCTGTAACTGAGAGCGGTAGTATTGTCTTCAACGGAGCGACTTTCTTTTGGTAATCAGCGCGGAAAGACAAAAGTCCAATATTATACGCATTTCGCCTTTAATCCTTATTACCACAAAATGCGAAAGGCAGAACATCTTGCCCCGTTAATTTTATTGGATCTTGCCCTGTAACAATTTCCTCGGCTATGCTATATTTATCCCATGGTGACAGTAAACCGGAAGTTCATATAATCATTGTTCTGTGTAAATAAATAATGATTAAATTCAACATTATTGTCACCAATATTGCGGTTGGGATTGCTACTGCTGCCGATTCCAAAAAGAGAACAATATAATGTCCGACACCCTTTTTTCTGCAATCATTGGTGCTATTTTCGGAGGCATTATTGGCGGCATCGGAACTTATATCGGTGCAGTCCGTATTACTCGCAGGACTAATAGAACAATAGCAGGCATCAGACTTAGAGAGGCATTCGCACCGGAACGGACATGGCTGCTCAATTTTGAAGGGTTCCCCGCTTCTGAACCATGTCGTATTCTTGAAAATGCTTTCCCTAAACATGAAGCTGCTATCTACGAATTTAGCTTCTTTCTGAGAGATACCGAATTGGAAGCATTCAACAAGGCATGGAAAGAATATCACAAACCAAACAGCAAGAATAAATGTAACTTTTCTCCTGACGCAGCTGTTACCCCAGATGCTATGAAAAATGTTCTTGTCCGCATGGAGGCTGTTCTTGAATTTACTAAGGACAAATAAAATAAAAGGCCACAGAACACCAGCATCCAGCCGACGCGGGTTATGCTTGTTTGGTTTTGACCCGCGTCTCTCCTGGCGCGGCTGATGCTCCACGTTAGCCCATAATAGAAGAGGAGATACCATGATTAAACTCAAAGACATCATAAAGATTGATGATCAAACCCAATACAAGCTACATTTGGCGTGCCGGAATGAAGATTGGGTCAGCCCACTTGATGAGTATGTCGCCGATTATAACAACTGGCTTGGCTGGAATGAGTGGAGAGGCAATAAGAATGATTGGACAAGAGATCTTGTTTTTTCCTTAATGGAATTTTACCCACGAGCAGATGCTTGGTTGTTTGGCGGCATATTTAGGGTTCTTGAACGACATGCGGATCGTTATAAATTGGAGGAAATTGAGGATTATAAAAAGTTTGTGGGAAGGTTACTCTTATCATTCCATAGATATCAAGGCATGAGAGGGAGAGCATATTATCTTGAAAATTATTTTGACGAATTTGAAGTTATTGAGATTCTTCCCGCTTCATACAGCGGAGAAAGTTTTCCAGGATACGAAAACATTTGTCACGATTTTCATGTATTAGAGTCTATCTTTAAGTCGGAACGCGCTGACTGGAAAGCAGCGTTATCCAGCGTAAAGGGAATCTATTTGATTTCTGACAAAAACAATGGGAAAAAATATATTGGCTCTGCCTATGGTAG is part of the Thermodesulfovibrionales bacterium genome and encodes:
- a CDS encoding CDP-diacylglycerol diphosphatase, yielding MNDRKKNFIGFSTLTFTLLSVTLTVVLYGSINSATASDRNVLWDIISYCLDPSRPHYCEDCKWPIAESACSCLKTTEVWEKSLDYVAIRDQKMCGCPSDFVHGLALPLKKVTGVEDKDRPAGIWRFAWDVARKRIKESEIALVVNPLTCRSQDQLHVHIVKLNDEGRKFLESDRAAGIENLGQVWNKADDLARNAHLKNYGVLVKLNEKGFVVVVDDNCPEDTYTKYICDR
- a CDS encoding YqgE/AlgH family protein, which codes for MIAVIAGFLASLLALPLAWNERSRDPWVFPSSRMVGSSVSLEHHHSATELSRGKFLVASRQISDPRFMETVLLLIQHDSYGTAGLIINRPTEMRLSDIFPDMKGLPGKNQFTYIGGPVAMNQIQLLIHFHGKPQESQWVFGDVYVSSSKTVLEHLMKKPDAQTKFRAYVGYAGWTSGQLERELARGDWRVMEADADTIFDKAPAEIWPDLIRATEVIRINGMGDIYSRPTGTCCTGRI
- a CDS encoding site-specific integrase translates to MCPRCDSPKCYIYVYWKGKEYKFRRFHVDGGIFDYPRALRQLTNMRTEMDKRAFNPADWLPQKIKERKFEHQAALWIAQKEVEERRGEFSPETLKNYRGYAKHHFTCFHGYDVREIRREQLESFKDAMPPTLKIKTRKNIMNALHALFNWMYRRETIEKMPAFPTIEGDDSAVRVALDYDEQMEGLSKIPEQHRDVIEFGFETGLRPGELCALKVKDLDLKGYQTLIQRTWSGSKLRETTKGKSKRWIPLSDRALEIARKHIADKHPETFLFVNPKTARGYRIKTLNNVWKAFSGLHTVHYEASRHSFCTQIVESGADVLQARELMRHTNIRSTQKYFHGSVKRLRDIVNQRGKVVSFRNPSGKAQEG
- a CDS encoding AAA family ATPase, with protein sequence MDNTLLQLAGRVEPKLILLRGYSGGNTDYKEAKKPKGATWTYITKDNLPRMLQTKEWGGLVIPEGRILCDIDDPDYFARIHEGLKRLRLKHVAIRTPNGGQFVFNATGSIKTQSAKMVTLGGFVCDYRLPGKGYIVLPMPHTEGREIIHADQEPDLMPLLFIPVRQYNKEKDEEKILPAIIGEGSRDDTLFRHAARVKEWNHKYRLGLDDKNRMDVLHTVNRLFCEPPLTDREVEQKIRSAEKIPPLSAQTQEWIPEEPKSLLSSLLKWNDIFTLDVRTEYLLSKLIPRQSINLLFGRGGIGKTSLCMQIGRAVAGGLPFGDLQTIFTPVYYVDFENPLAVLKERVEKIGESDNLYVWHISNEIQPPKLDSNAWELYKQLPPGLIIFDTFRASHLSDENDSRPMSMIMGRLKELREMGFTILLLHHTPKGNENTFKGSTAILDLCDHVLGLEEVKDLDGEHTEFDCQNLYKLGTRIKTRYDPIASM
- a CDS encoding GIY-YIG nuclease family protein; protein product: MIKLKDIIKIDDQTQYKLHLACRNEDWVSPLDEYVADYNNWLGWNEWRGNKNDWTRDLVFSLMEFYPRADAWLFGGIFRVLERHADRYKLEEIEDYKKFVGRLLLSFHRYQGMRGRAYYLENYFDEFEVIEILPASYSGESFPGYENICHDFHVLESIFKSERADWKAALSSVKGIYLISDKNNGKKYIGSAYGSSGIWARWACYIGTGHGWNDELTKLINEKQIKYARENFRLSILEIMTMSIPDDAVSSREAHWKNALLSREHGYNKN